The region GAACCTTGCGCCAGGCCAGATAGGCGGCGTGCGCCCTGTCTATGGCGGCCGAAGCCTCGGCCGGCGTGTGCTCGCGCAGCTTGCAGACCGCCTCCCCCGTCACCGGCGAGCGCGCCTGCAACGTGCCGTCGGACGGGACCGAAACGCCAAGGCGCTTCAGGACATCGAGCATTTCACCCGCCACGGGGGCGATGGCTGCGGACATTGCGAACTCCGAAAGATCAGGCGTCGGCGGGGCCGAAGCGCGCTGCGCCGACCGGCGCCTTTGAAAATAGATCGACCACCGCGCCTGACAGGCGTTTGAGGTCATCGGGGGTGTAGGCGTCATAGGCGGCCTGATTGGCGCGGCCGATCCCATGCTCGCCGCTGAAGCTGCCGCCGTACTTGCGCACGGCCAGGTCCAGTACCGCGTCGTTCAGCGCCGCCGCCCGCTCGGGGCTCGCCGGTCCCTCGGCGCGCAGCAGGTTGAAGTGAACCCCGCCGTCGCCGATGTGACCGAAATCGCAGACTTCGTAGTCGCCAAATTCTCCGGCCAACATCGCGATCGCCTCGCGCCGGAAAGCCATGACCTGCGACCGGCGGAACGACAGGTCGAACCCCGTCACCGGCCCGCTGGCCCGAAGGCCTTCCGACAACGAATGGCGCAAGGCCCAGGATCGCTCCGGCGGCGCCATCACCGCATCGGCCAGCGGCGCATCTTCGCGCTCGAACAGACCGGTCAGAGCGCGTTCCAAAACCTCATCCAGCGACGCCCCCCCGGTCGAGGTCCGCGACAGCTCCACCAGCACCGCATAGGCCGGGATTTCCCCGCCCGCGAACGGATTGCGCAGGGACGCCACGTGCTTCAGCGCATGGCTCATGGCCGCGCGTGACATGCCTTCGAAAGCGGTCAGGTATTCACCGGCCTCCTTCTCGAACGCCAGCAGCAGGTCCAGCACCGCGTCCTCGTCGCGCGGGATCAACAGGGCCGCCGCCGTCTGGGTCGGGCGCGCCTTCA is a window of Caulobacter sp. NIBR2454 DNA encoding:
- a CDS encoding FAD-binding oxidoreductase gives rise to the protein MLSPQHIAALEALVGPEGLVREAGDLAAYEQAARYGGGEAALVVRPADTAQVSSVVAYCVREGLSFIPQGGNTGLVLGSTPDRSGGQIVLSLDRLKARFEIDVADRTARVGAGVRLSALNAALEPHGLFLPIDLGSDPMIGGMAATNTGGARFLRYGDMRRHVLGLELVLADAAGTVLRLGDGLRKDNAALDLRQVVVGSCGALGVITEVMVEVKARPTQTAAALLIPRDEDAVLDLLLAFEKEAGEYLTAFEGMSRAAMSHALKHVASLRNPFAGGEIPAYAVLVELSRTSTGGASLDEVLERALTGLFEREDAPLADAVMAPPERSWALRHSLSEGLRASGPVTGFDLSFRRSQVMAFRREAIAMLAGEFGDYEVCDFGHIGDGGVHFNLLRAEGPASPERAAALNDAVLDLAVRKYGGSFSGEHGIGRANQAAYDAYTPDDLKRLSGAVVDLFSKAPVGAARFGPADA